The following are encoded in a window of Primulina eburnea isolate SZY01 chromosome 4, ASM2296580v1, whole genome shotgun sequence genomic DNA:
- the LOC140830581 gene encoding squamosa promoter-binding-like protein 6, translated as MDSVSYGIEVKGLHVAQIDDARVRSGNRLKRWSTEPRCIPVRNRAESMEFVEPILPDIMRKLDLSDESSENLGYFTDDGTTKSLMSTSTNTLTSFGGFGSRFSTSATKVDNQDLVLASFMNDNVGARKDRNTYQFDVKNTVLCSLEHSVSAKRARTSNPLSLIPVCQVLDCNKDLSSSKDYHKRHKVCDLHSKSSVVIVDGIQQRFCQQCSRFHLLREFDEGKRSCRKRLAGHNERRRKPQLDSHLGSSYLATDLSRKPFLFPNFLQVGFFGSDPVNNKFGLPLANSLLHKNVPFSVQEVSAESNSSNALSLLSSQSQNLSSNSADVSVNHPRIFLDNQHSSLHINKDSAESFSNSTSKSFTSNVFKSSNGVDQEIFPGVLDARVSIGLDIRQDILMQESKAPEGANTVDLLQLSFHLQRVEHQRYSTQVNLENGHFRHTATT; from the exons ATGGATTCTGTAAGCTATGGTATTGAGGTGAAGGGCCTGCACGTTGCGCAGATTGATGATGCTCGTGTGAGGAGTGGAAATCGGTTAAAAAGATGGAGCACTGAACCTCGTTGTATTCCGGTTAGGAATAGAGCTGAGAGCATGGAATTTGTCGAACCTATTTTGCCTGACATCATGAGAAAATTAGATCTTAGTGACGAAAGTTCAGAAAATTTAGGATATTTTACGGATGATGGTACTACCAAATCCTTAATGTCTACTTCTACCAACACATTGACTTCGTTCGGGGGATTCGGGTCCAGATTCTCAACTTCTGCTACGAAAGTCGATAATCAAGACTTGGTACTTGCGAGTTTTATGAATGACAATGTGGGTGCTCGAAAAGATAGAAACACTTATCAATTTGATGTTAAAAACACCGTGTTGTGCTCTCTGGAGCATTCGGTGTCTGCGAAACGAGCTCGTACGTCAAATCCACTATCTCTGATTCCCGTTTGCCAAGTTCTTGATTGTAATAAGGATTTGAGTTCTTCAAAGGATTACCACAAAAGGCACAAAGTTTGTGATCTTCACTCGAAATCTTCTGTTGTTATTGTTGATGGTATCCAGCAGAGATTTTGTCAGCAATGCAGTAG GTTTCATTTGCTTCGAGAGTTTGATGAAGGTAAACGCAGTTGTCGCAAACGCCTCGCAGGACACAATGAACGTCGGCGGAAGCCTCAATTGGACTCTCACTTGG GTTCCTCGTATCTTGCAACGGATTTATCGAGAAAACCATTTCTTTTTCCAAATTTCCTTCAAGTTGGTTTCTTTGGTAGTGACCCTGTGAACAACAAATTTGGTCTTCCACTTGCAAACTCTCTTCTCCATAAAAATGTGCCATTCTCAGTTCAAGAAGTATCTGCGGAGTCAAACTCCAGCAATGCTCTCTCTCTTCTGTCATCTCAATCACAGAACTTATCGAGCAATTCAGCAGACGTATCCGTGAATCATCCTCGGATTTTCCTAGATAATCAACATTCATCCCTTCATATTAACAAGGATTCGGCTGAATCCTTCAGCAATAGCACATCAAAGAGTTTTACATCCAATGTTTTCAAGTCATCTAATGGAGTTGACCAAGAAATTTTCCCTGGAGTTCTGGATGCCCGTGTCTCTATTGGTTTAGATATTCGACAAGATATACTTATGCAAGAATCAAAAGCTCCTGAAGGTGCAAACACTGTTGATTTACTTCAATTGTCATTTCATCTGCAAAGAGTAGAACATCAGAGATATTCCACCCAAGTGAATCTCGAAAACGGTCACTTCCGCCACACCGCGACCACTTGA
- the LOC140830582 gene encoding folate synthesis bifunctional protein, mitochondrial-like — translation MNFFKKLMLADCGVRAAKKTSKATSLRLSCFFHDNSVEVHSEEQEVVIALGSNVGDRLHNFDEALQRMKKSGIHITRHGCLYETEPAYVTDQPHFLNSAIRGMTKLEPHKLLGILKEIERDMGRVNGIRYGPRPIDLDILFYGSQRVNTDTLVIPHERIWERPFVMGPLIDLLGSDIDNDTIKSWDSFSGSPDGLFGEWEKLGGELLIGKDGMKRVLPIASKLWNWSSRTSVMGILNVTPDSFSDGGRFLSETSLVSHVRLMLSEGADIIDIGAQSTRPMATKLSPEQELDRLMPFLEIIKNLPEMEGKLISVDTFYSQVAAESVSMGAHLINDVSGGNLDSNMHNVVAALKVPYILMHMRGDPSTMQNQENLKYDNVCAEVASELYTHARDAELSGIPAWRMIIDPGIGFSKDTGQNIDILNGLPTIRSEIARRSLALSRAPMLIGPSRKRFLGEICSRPEAAQRDSATVAAITVGILRGANIVRVHNVGYNCDAVKLCDAMLHRRKFP, via the exons ATGAATTTTTTCAAGAAGTTGATGTTGGCTGACTGTGGAGTCAGAGCTGCTAAGAAGACATCTAAAG CAACTAGCTTGCGTCTTTCTTGTTTCTTTCATGATAATTCGGTGGAAGTTCACTCCGAAGAACAGGAAGTTGTAATAGCTTTGGGAAGTAATGTGGGTGATAGACTTCATAATTTTGATGAAGCTTTGCAACGAATGAAGAAATCTGGTATACATATCACAAGACATGGTTGCTTATACGAGACCGAACCTGCTTATGTGACTGATCAACCTCACTTTCTCAATTCTGCTATTAGAGGAATGACGAAACTTGAGCCACATAAACTCTTAGGAATTCTGAAGGAAATCGAACGAGACATGGGCCGTGTTAATGGAATTAGGTACGGTCCACGACCAATTGACTTAGATATCTTATTTTATGGTAGCCAAAGGGTAAACACTGATACTCTTGTTATTCCCCACGAAAGAATTTGGGAGCGACCTTTTGTGATGGGTCCCTTAATTGATCTTTTGGGATCCGACATAGATAATGATACAATTAAATCGTGGGATTCGTTTTCTGGAAGTCCTGATGGACTATTTGGTGAGTGGGAGAAACTAGGTGGTGAATTGCTCATCGGAAAAGATGGGATGAAAAGGGTGTTACCTATCGCAAGTAAGTTGTGGAACTGGTCATCAAGAACCTCTGTCATGGGTATTCTTAATGTGACTCCCGATAGTTTTAGTGACGGGGGGAGGTTTTTATCAGAAACATCGCTCGTTTCTCACGTTCGTTTAATGCTGTCAGAAGGGGCGGATATCATTGATATAGGTGCACAATCAACACGACCAATGGCAACTAAGCTATCCCCCGAACAAGAACTCGATAGACTGATGCCTTTCTTGGAAATCATCAAGAACTTGCCGGAAATGGAAGGAAAGCTCATTTCTGTCGACACGTTTTATTCACAGGTTGCTGCAGAATCCGTGAGCATGGGGGCTCACCTTATTAATGATGTATCAGGGGGAAATTTAGACTCGAATATGCATAACGTTGTTGCGGCGCTCAAAGTCCCGTATATTTTAATGCACATGAGAGGCGATCCATCTACCATGCAGAATCAGGAGAACTTGAAATATGACAACGTTTGTGCGGAAGTTGCATCTGAGTTGTACACACATGCTAGAGATGCCGAGTTATCTGGTATCCCAGCTTGGAGAATGATTATAGATCCTGGGATCGGATTCTCAAAAGACACAGGACAAAATATTGATATTCTTAACGGATTGCCAACTATTCGGTCTGAGATTGCTCGGCGGAGCTTGGCGTTGTCTCGTGCTCCTATGTTGATAGGGCCTTCGAGGAAGAGATTCTTAGGTGAAATATGTTCTCGACCCGAAGCAGCACAAAGAGATTCAGCTACTGTTGCGGCCATCACCGTGGGGATTCTAAGAGGTGCAAATATTGTGAGAGTACACAATGTTGGATATAATTGTGATGCTGTCAAGCTCTGTGATGCAATGCTGCATAGAAGAAAATTTCCATGA